In Capsicum annuum cultivar UCD-10X-F1 chromosome 8, UCD10Xv1.1, whole genome shotgun sequence, the genomic window atgaggtagtggtatggtctgcgtacactctatacCAGACTCCACttagtgggaatacactaggtatgttgttgtatgttgttgttgctcaAGATTTATTGAAAAGATTGGCCCTCTTTGTTGAATCCTGTTTGGTTAATGATTCTTGAAATTTGGGGGTTTTTAGCTTTTACAATATGAGTCTCGTGTTGTTAACTGTTAGTGTTACCACATCCTATTGCTTCCAAAAAATGCTTTTTGTGCTGGTTCTGCAAAGGGTTTCGAGTTTTAGTGCTACTGTGATTGACCTATCTCCTTAATCTTCATCTCCCAGAATGTGTACCTATTATCTTCTTTCTTAGATTTTCTTCTCCAATTTAATGGAAGTTTGCTATTCTGTATCTTTGAGTTTTGTTATCTCTATAATTGAAAAGGGTGGCGCTTTTTCTTGAACCTAGTTTGGTTAATGATTGATTcttgaaaattgggattttttgcTTTTACAATATGAATTCATGCTGCTAACTGATAATATTACCACATGCTTTAGTATTGACCCTTGAAAAAGATTCCCCTTTTTTGTGCTGGTTCTGTGAAAGGGCCATTTCAGGTTCAACTGTTACTGTTATCGAGCTATATCCTTCAATtctttgttcatgtttctgcTTTTTCCTTGAAAATTGGAGCAGTTGCTTTTGCTGTATGCTATCGCTTTCTTGTTGCCCcttgaattttgttttttcttatccTTTTCCTGGTTCCTACAAATGGTTAGCCTGATTTGTGTCTGTTTTTTGACAACCTGAAATAATTATTGCGTTCTTCTTGGTTGTGTGCCATTAGGTTCTTCACTATTCTTTGAGTATATTGCTGTGCAATTGTTAACACCTTCCCCCAATACCTCACACTTGATTTTCCACTGCACTGTAGACGTTGATAATGGCAAAAGAAGAGCCAAACTCTGCTTCCGTTGTTTCTGAAGGAACATCTGAGGttcatgatgataatgaaacGACCAATGGGTCTGCTCCCTCATTGCAAAAGGAGGTTGAGGAGAAAGTTGATGGGTTGACATTGGATGAGCCGGCGACAGGTAATCCTTCAAGTCAAAGAAATGCTAAAATTATAGTACCAGATTAATTTGCTTGTGAACGAATGAATGCATGTACTTTCCTTTCTTTTTAGTTTTAGGTTTTACTTTTCCCCTTGAAAGTGTTAATAAGTTATTCTTACAGTCTTGCATAGATTAATGCTGTTACGTTTATAAACAAACGAAAGTTAATGATAAAATTTGTCTTTTATACGGTATTGATTGTTGTTTTCTATTCTACTACATTGAAGTTTGATATGTTTTAACTGTTTTATTTAGAGTGGTGGAGGGCTTGGAATGTGAAGAATTTCGTTCTTTGAGATTTGTTATGAACACGGGTCAACGTTAAAGTGGAGGAATTAAGATTGtgtgtgttaggggaactggagcactcaggggagtgtcgggattttagctattgtagacgttttaaggttgacgaggttagacaggcagtccgcaggatgcgaaggggtagggcgacggggccggatgagataccggtggagttttggaagttcgttggagaggctggtgtaaggtggttgactgcattgttcaatgaaattttcaggacggcaaagatgcccgaggcgtggaggtggagtaccatgatccccctctataagaataagggggacattcagtgttgcaataactacagggggattaagttactgagtcactctatgaagatatgggagagagtggtcgaggtgaggctgagacggatagtgtctatttcggaaaaccagttcggatttatgcctggccgctcgacgacggaggcaatccacctggtacggaggttggtggagcagtatagggagaggaagaaggatctgcacatggtgttcatcgacctggaaaaggcgtacgacaaagtccccagggaagtgctttggagatgcttggaggtgagtggagtaccgcaggcatatatacgagtaattaaggatatgtatgagggagcgaaaacccaggtgaggacggcgggaggagactcagagcatttcactgtcctgacaggattgcatcagggatctactcttagtccttttttgtttgcgttagtaatggatgtgttgacgcggcgtatccaaggggaggtgccgtggtgtatgctttttgcagacgatgtagtcctgatagatgagactcgacggggtgtgaatgacaaattagagctgtggaggcaaactctggagtctaaagggttcagggtgagcagaaccaagacagagtatgtggaatgtaagtttaatgacgtgaggcgggagaatgaggtagtagtgaggctagaagcacaggaggtagggaagagggataagttcaagtatctcgggtccgtgatccagagtaacggtgagattgacgaggatgtctcgcaccgtattggggcgggatggatgaagtggaaactcgcatcgggggtgctgtgtgataagaaggtgccgcccaagcttaaaggcaaattctatagggtggtagtccgtccggccttgctgtatggagcggagtgttggccagttaagaactcccacatccaaaaaatgaaggtggcagaaatgcggatgttgcgctggatgtgtggactgacccgaggggatagagttcggaatgagactatccgggagaaggttggtgtgacttcagtggagtgtaagatgcgggaagcacgattgagatggttcggacacgtgaagaggaggggcatggatgctccggtccgtaggtgtgagaggctagcgttggatggttttagacggggtagaggtagaccgaagaagtactggggtgaggtgattaggcgggacatggaacagttacagctcaccgaggacatgaccctagataggaaggtctggaagatgcgaattacggcagaggattagggccagttcgggtcgctagtgtagggaattaattggtgggggtgtattcctgttatgattctgtattcagtgtttcgtgttccgtgttccatgtttattacgaatctgggtgctttcctctgctttatattcctgcaatcctgctttactctgttttatatcccctatgggtgccgtatctatgttatgtcatctgctgctgtgctgtactatgtgtttgtgtgatatctcgtgacttgagccgggggtctttcggaaacagcctttctacttcatcagaggtagaggtatggactgcgtacatcttacccccccagaccccactaagtgggaatacactgggtttgttgttgttgttgttgttgtgttataTCTTTCACCGAACAGCTGAGAACGTTTAGATGccatagaaaaattaataattaaagaatgtTTGGATGCAATTGAAGTAGAAGTTGCAAAAGAAgtgagtgaaaaaaaaaatccctGCACAGGCTTGTAAAATTCTGAGCTATTTGAACTCGATACTTCAGCAGTATCTTGATCAAAAAGTTACTGTCAGATAATATTCTGAATGAGTTCATGCATAAACCAACGGACAAGAGCTGTTTAATTACAAGTACAATCCATGAAACTGATGTTGGTCTGGTCTTCCACTTCCCATTCCATTCATTTTCATTTGAAACGACAAAACCAATCCTCTTGGATGTAGCACTCTTCACCGATGTAGAAGTTGAATTGGATAGTAGGGTGCTGTTTTGATAGAATTAACTTCTGCAAATCGGTATTCAAGCTAATGCCTTTCCACTCAAATGTAAACTTGGATTAGATAGAAGGTGCAGTCTGATGGAACTAACTTCTGCTAAATGGCAATTTGTTATTCAAGCTAACGCTTTGTCCAcaaattaaataaggaaaaagtGTTGAACTTGTCATACTTTATGGTTCTAGGAAAAGGACATGTATTTTGTTTTTCTATTCCTGTGCTTGATCTCAGTTCTAAGATTCTGTGATCTTTCTCATCGCCTGGCCTCTGGCCATCATTTCCCTTAAGGGTACTAGATTCATTTGGTTGCCTCTAATACCTGCGCCGTTTATTTGCGATTTTACAGAAGCcgcaaagaagaagaaaaagaaaaataagagcaAGTGAGAGCCACTCAAACCCAAGAATCTCTCTTGTGCTTTTCCGTAGCGACATGTTACATTTCTTTATTTGCAAATGCAGGAAGAAAAAGGAGCCACCTCAGCAGACTGATCCACCTTCGATTCCTGTAGCTGAGCTTTATCCTTCTGGAGAATTTCCAGAAGGTGAAATTCAACAATACAAAGATGAGTATGTATACCTGCATTTAGTATCTGTTGTTATTTCCTTTTACCCTTCTTTACTCTTCAAACTGAAACTTCATCTTGTCATTCTAAATTTGAGTATTCCgggatgatttttatttgatgatgTAGTAACTTGTGGAGGACTACGTCTGAGGAAAAGAGGGAATTGGAGCGCCTGGAGAAACCAATTTATAACTCTGTTCGTCAAGCAGCAGAAGTTCATCGTCAGGTTAGTATCTACATTCGATGCGGGCTAGCAGTTTCTTTTCTGACTTAATTGtaagaaaatgaatatttatgtttcttgtcaattaaatatttatggtatttttctttaattccaacCCGTAGGTTCGGAAATACATCAGGCAAATTGCTAAGCCTGGGATATTAATGACTGATCTGTGTGAGACTCTGGAGAATAAGGTTCGCAAATTGATTTCAGAGAATGGTCTTCAGGCTGGTATTGCATTCCCTACAGGGTGCTCATTAAACTGGTAACAGTACTTTTTTCCAGACCTCTTTTGGCTGTTAAAATGTGCaacttatttgatttactaaaaaaAAGTGAGACTGATGTTAGCATCATTTGGTCAGTGAATGGTATCTTAGTAAATAATCTAGCAATTGGCCTATATATCATGTTTGTTCACATTCCTTgctgtgcttttttttttttatttatcagtTTTCGTTATGTCTCATTGCAGGGTTGCAGCTCATTGGACCCCCAATTCGGGAGATAAAACTGTGCTTCAGTATGATGATGTAATGAAATTGGACTTTGGAACCCATATTGATGGTAATATAATCCGTTCCTCATCTATGTTAATCATGGATGTGCTTTTGGTATGGATTTTATGGTTTATGGTATTAGTCTCGTCGCCTTATGTGTGTATCGAAAAATGTTTGTCTTTTGGTTGGAAGTTGGTAACAATAGTTCCTATGGTGTTATATGAGGTGTCTGGTAGTGGAGTGCAAAAATAGTGTTATCAAAAGCAAATAGCACAAAAAGTCTCCAAGCTTTGTTGGGGCTTTAATCTCAAACCGCAAATATAGTGTGGGTTTTAATGAAAAAAGGCGTAACGggagaaagaaaatacaaaatatgtatgtttagtccaagactaataattacAGGTACGTTCACAAATATATGAAcgaagaaatttgaaaaaataggataaagtaaaatatcaattgtttagtgtcgCCTCCTCGTAAGAGGTTCATTGGCAAGGAAAAATATGCCTTAGAACCTTccaagaaatttgaaaaaaaggatAAACTAAAATATCAATTGTTCAGTGTCGCCTCTTCATAAGAGGTTCATTGACAAGTCAAAATATGCCTTAGAACCTTGATGACGACATTGAAGTGCACGTTAAGCGAGGCTAAGTTCTCAACATGTTGTAAGCCTCGCTTTGGGGCTTAAGTGCGCTCTAAGCGCACCTTTACAACACTGTACAAAAAAGAACCACATTTTTGTTGAAATGTTTGGCATCAGTATTGAGCTTCCGTTTGTTGTATTGAGCTTCCGTTTGTTGTAACGATCTATCTGGGGGGATTTGTTCTCCCCCTGTTACTTCAGGGCCCCTACTACTCGCTTCCGTTTGTTGTATTGAGCTTCCGTTTGTTGTAACGATCTATCTGGGGGGATTTGTTCTCCCCCTGTTACTTCGGGGCCCCTACTACTCACTTGCTCCGTTTGCCAGTGTTCAGTACCACTCCAAACTAGAAGAGAAGGAGATTGGATGGTTGAAAAAAACCATATCTTTCTAAATAAGGGAGAATCACCTTGATAAATAAACATTATCCAGCACACGAGTCACCTTTGGGACGGAATCAAAAATAGGCCAAAGAATATCATTTGATTATTTGAGACAGGGTTGCCATCTATAAAGGGGGGAAGTTTGGGGTGCTGTGGAGCCAATCATGGAGACATTTGAAAGTGTGGAGCAAAATAAGTATTTGCAATTTGTCGTCTTTTTtaatccaaaattaattttcctttGCTTTGCATGCCCTTGGTTTTTATATGCTTTACTCTATGGGAAACGACCTCTCCACCTTCATGAGGTAAGGGTAAGGCTGCATACACACCGAACTCCCagatcccacttgtgggattacatcgggtatgttgttgttccTTTTTGACATATTTCTCCATTTTTTGCTTCTTTTGAGTTGATACACTTTAGAGCGTACACATTTAGTGAGTTTAAGCTATAAAACCTTGCTTAAAGAGGCCAAAATTCATGTAAAAGACGTTGATAAGTTGGTAAAATCCCGACCTATCAACAAGCCACTTGATTTTTGACGGCTGATAGGTTAGTTGGATGATACCATCTTCAAATGCTTAAGGCTGAAGTCATACTATGACGATATATTCACCTGACCCCTTCGGAAATCATAATGGAGTTTGCATGTTACcagtttcacaaaaaaaaaaaattaaatcataatGGAGTTTGAGAGTACCGAAGATGGTACCTTTTTTGGGGTATGTAGCATGGTATGCTATCTTGACTGCAGATAAACCGGGGAGAAGATGTTGTCGACTTGTCATGAGCCCCGCTGGTTCTTATGCAAAAGATATGGGAAAGAGGTTGTTATCTCCTTTCATGACGTTGTAGATTTTGTTGCGAGTTATGGGTGATGATTATGCTTTTTTCAACATCCAATGAGTTGTCCATAGTGTACAGTGACTGAAATGACGACGTAGTTTTGTTGTGAGTTATGGGTGATGATCTACGCTTTTGTAAACATCCAATGAGTTGTCCATAGTACGGTAACTGAAATGATAATAGGCTGGCGGATGTGCAGATTGATAGCAACAGAAGTCTTGTTATGGAAACTGACACCATTTTGTACTCTCGTTCAAAATTAAGAAAACGCTTATTCGAAACTTGTATGGGGATCTCATAATGTGGTTAAAGTCACTTTTCGCTGTATTGTATTTGTGCTTTGAAATACAACTTCCCTTGTAAAATAACACCACCTTGCAGTAACATAAATAAATTTGTTTGGATTATTAAAACTAATCATGACAATTCGATTTAAGCCGTGCTCTTGTGATTGTACAATTCTCCTTATCTAGGCATATTAGTTTATCCCCTTGATTCAAACCATATTAGGCCGAGTGTCTATccgaaacagcctctctatcccTACGAGGTAGGGGTAAAGTCTGCACACACACTACCCTCCCAGATCCCACGTTTGGggttacattgggtatgttgttgatcCAGACCATATTATGGTCCTATCTCTAGTCTAATAGTACTGTATTTCGCCATTGTCCCCTCAGACACTTAACCGCCTCCTTTCGTTGAAAGAGTCTGTCTAAGCTGTATTTGCTCCCACTCTCTCGTTGTCGTTCATTTTTATAATAAGGTGGTGGTTTAACCTGTTGTTACTTGCAGGACGTATCGTGGACTGTGCATTTACTGTGGCCTTCAATCCTATGTTCGATCCACTGCTTGAAGCTTCACGGGAAGCCACTAATACTGGCATTAAGGTGGATATTGCTTAAATAGGAAATCGGATTATGGAAAATTGGTAGTCTTCACCCAAAAGGGCTACTAGCTAGCTTATCGGAAGCATTAGTAAGTTTTAGGGCCCATTCATGACATGAATTTTTATGTAGGAAGCAGGAATTGACGTACGCCTTTGTGACGTTGGTGCTGCAATCCAAGAGGTTATGGAATCCTATGTAGTGGAAATCAATGGGAAGGTGTTCCAAGGTACGATAATTTGTAGAAACGTTTATTTCTACTTTGTTTTGTTAAGACCAATATCATGGCATCGGAGCGTGTAGAAGAGCTCATATGTGTATAAGCGTAGTAATTTCATTAGTGTGTAAACGTAACTGTCTGTTAAGTGTTACCAACTCTCTGGCTATTTCTACAGCGAAATTCTGACCAATATTGTCATTGGCAGTTAAGAGCATCCGGAATCTGAATGGGCACAGTATCGGCCAGTATCAAATCCATGCAGGAAAATCTGTTCCGATTGTTAAAGGAGGAGAACAAACTAAAATGGAAGAGGGTGAATTTTATGCAATTGAGACCTTTGGATCAACAGGTAAATTTCTGTTTCGTTTGTATGAAAGAGCGACTTCAATGTATCTGGCAAATCCTGGATACGTGGAGGGACAAAACTGACTTTCATCTTGTATGACCCTGTCTTAGGGAAGGGATATGTGAGGGAAGATCTAGAATGCAGCCATTACATGAAGAACTTTGATATCGGACACATTCCACTGCGGCTACCCCGAGCAAAGCAACTGCTAGCAACAATAAATAAGAACTTCTCCACATTGGCGTTCTGCAGACGTTATCTAGACAGACTCGGTGAAACAAAATATCTGATGGCATTGAAGAACTTATGTGATGCTGGAATTGTTCAGGTACGTGACCTCAAGCTAACACTCAACGTGTTTGGCTCAATTGTGGCGTTCATGCAACCTTTACTTATGACCTTTATAgcgtctattggaaacaacctttcACTTCTTTTGAGTCGAGGATCTATTGGAAACGACCTCTCTACCTGCAAagataggggtaaggtctgtgtacatcCTATCCTACTCTCCCCAGACTCCCACTTGTATGATCGAAAATTGAAATTTTGCtatcttttactttttctttggcAGCCATATCCTCCACTTTGCGATATCAAAGGGAGCTACGTATCTCAGTTTGAGCACACCATTTTACTTCGTCCTACTTGCAAAGAGGTGGTATCGAGAGGCGATGACTATTAAAACCAATAGCATATCTCTTGCATTGTTTTGTATTCCGAAATTCAGTGAAGAGAAAGCGATGACTATCTTGTTTCCGTAATACTTCTCTTCGTGTACCATCGAATTTCTGTGAGGAAGTATCTTTTGCAGCAAGACTGAATGTTATACAACATGATATCGTAAGTTTTTTTATGAATCTATCGAGTATATGATTTCAGCCATGAAGCTGGTAGGTTGTACGCGAGTCATACGTAGCTTGAACTATGATGCCACGATATTTAGCTATGGTCGATCGGGAAAATGGTGGTAGAATAAACTGTGATATCTTCATTCTGCATAAAATTCTGAAGGTTGGAACAAATGTATCCTTTTTTTTAAAGCATTAGTGACTTCATTGAGCCGGGGGTCGATCGGAATCAGCCTCTCTATTTCATCAGAGGCACTTGTATGGATTGCGTACAGTTTATCCTCTCCAGACTCCACTTTGTAGGAATACGTTTGGTATGTTGTTTGCAATAGTGACTTcattgagctgggggtctatcggaagcaacctctctacttcatctgaggtagttgtatggactgcgtacaatTTACCCTCTCtagactccactttgtgggagTATGCTGGGTATGGTGTTGTTTGTAATAGTGACTTTTCATTATTCATACGAGTCTAATTCAACCATTTTTGTTCAATGTCTAAAAGTTTTATGTGAAATTTGTACTTTACCCTCTCAGTTTTGTTCTCACTAAATTAGTGGCAGAGCCACAACCGAAGAggggtggtcagatgaacactcTTTGTCGGAATTttttttcgagtatataggttaaatattgatatttatggttatatacatgttgcACACTcttgacaagctagagaagcatagtccagTGGCCAAGAGTGTGTTTTCACATCAACAATCTGGGTTCGAACCTTAGCAAGTGCAACagtgctttatttttatttttttttctaaacagTTCTTTGCCCAAGGAAATATATGAACGCTCTTAACCAAAactctggctccgccactgcatTGAATGTAGAATTTTAGTCACGGGTTTGAGCTATGGAAACAATCGCTAACACTTGCATTAGGTAGGGCTATGACCTTTTTTCGAATCTACGTAAATGTGGAATGTTTTGTGCTCTAGACTGCGTTTTACTAAATATAAAGTTTTGTCATCAAATTTACAATGTATGATTAATATAATAAACTTGAGTGAAAATTGTTAGTTAATTGGGAAAAAAAATACgagaaaaagggtcaaaaatatttgtGAACTATTCAAAATGGAGCAAAAATACTTttcgttagttttttggctcaaaatatTCCTTCGTTaattttttagcttaaaaataccCCCTGCTATAATAGAATGACACCAAACATGCCACGTAGATAAAAAAGGCCACTTGGACAATCCACGTCCCAGACAACTCTTCAAGCTAGCTCGATATTGAACTGTCCCAGCTTCTTTCACGTGGACGCAATTTTTCACGTGGATGCTATCAAATTACCTTTTTTGTCCACGTGATATGCTTTGTGTCATTCCGTTAAAGATGGAagagcatttttgagccaaaaatttgacatagagatatttttgagccaaaaaactaacgaaCGATATTTTTAAtgcatttcagatagtttagaaacatttttgaccctttttcggAAAAGCTATTtacgatattttttttttaaaaaaagaaatattaatacaAGGACTGGTGACTTGTTCCAATTGTTTTACTTAAAGCAAACATGACCTAATCCTCAAATGTAAACAAATCCAACATGTATGATAATTCATTTTATGGATtaattatcatatcatattaaTTGTATCTTGTATATTATCATTACTATAATTTAAGTTAATTATAGTACCAAACTACCAATCATTTGCCACCAAACACAATTATTCTTCAAAGAATATTAGAGATCATCCaatctaacttttttttttttccaggtGTGCGGAACCTACATTGGAGCTCGATTAATTCGGGTTCACACTGGGTAAGACCCATTCGGAGTAGCACTTCTTACTAAGGATTTTTTCATACTCAGAGATCGAATCCGAAATCTCTGGTTAAGGGATGAGTccgactaattcggattcgcACCGGGTAGGGCCCATTCGGGGATAGCGCTtcctaccaaggattttttcatGCCCGAAactcgaacccgagacctctaGTTAAGAGAAGAGcaaccccatccactgcaccaaaTCCGTTCCGCTGGTGGTTATCAAATTCTCATTCCTAACCCCCCAAAAAACTATTTGATATGCATAATTTGTCCAGTTAAAACTTTATTAACATCCAAGTTTTACATTAACTCAATAATTACATAACACAtgtattacatatttttttatgttaattatCACTTAGTCATGATAAGCTAATACAGTTTGGGCTACATATGATATGTTTAATCATgtttattcatatattaattaCCTTTTATTTCTGTCAAACAAAGAATTAcataatatcatgaataatacAAATATTAGTTAACTCTAATATATCCTACCAAACGACGTTAGGATGTTGTATAACAATGATATAATAcatagataaatattttaatttgatctCAATTGATAATCAAACACCTTCAAATTTGAAGATGTGTTATTATACACCACAACTCTTCTCCACTATATCGTGGAATACTCCAATATATAAAGATACCTTCGAAATTTATGTGTAACATCGGTATCGGATATCCAAAAAACACAAGAGATATTAATTGGCGTATTTAGTTGTCAAGTGAAATCAAGTTAAAATGTCTAAATGTTACTGTGGTATGAAT contains:
- the LOC107845713 gene encoding methionine aminopeptidase 2B; this encodes MIFLTIEIKPRAKTYFITLDLINALPCNSFLHLQRQTLIMAKEEPNSASVVSEGTSEVHDDNETTNGSAPSLQKEVEEKVDGLTLDEPATEAAKKKKKKNKSKKKKEPPQQTDPPSIPVAELYPSGEFPEGEIQQYKDDNLWRTTSEEKRELERLEKPIYNSVRQAAEVHRQVRKYIRQIAKPGILMTDLCETLENKVRKLISENGLQAGIAFPTGCSLNWVAAHWTPNSGDKTVLQYDDVMKLDFGTHIDGRIVDCAFTVAFNPMFDPLLEASREATNTGIKEAGIDVRLCDVGAAIQEVMESYVVEINGKVFQVKSIRNLNGHSIGQYQIHAGKSVPIVKGGEQTKMEEGEFYAIETFGSTGKGYVREDLECSHYMKNFDIGHIPLRLPRAKQLLATINKNFSTLAFCRRYLDRLGETKYLMALKNLCDAGIVQPYPPLCDIKGSYVSQFEHTILLRPTCKEVVSRGDDY